The Mesomycoplasma ovipneumoniae genome window below encodes:
- a CDS encoding ribosome-recycling factor — protein sequence MKSEIEFNFYKEILDQKAQDVYSYLEKSFQKVSVGAPNPQLISHIKVSFYGTLTPINEIASISTPVPLQLLVKPYEFSLVKEIATAIVASKIDAQVQKEANQVRIIFPEPTQQKRQESVHLLKKIHEEAKVKIRLIRQDVNKLIKKEELSEDQEKDYLNQVQKTINLQIEKIDEIYEKKVKEIQTI from the coding sequence ATTCAATTTTTATAAAGAAATTCTAGATCAAAAAGCGCAAGATGTTTATTCCTATTTGGAAAAAAGCTTCCAAAAAGTAAGTGTTGGCGCACCAAACCCCCAATTAATTTCCCATATTAAAGTTAGTTTTTACGGGACATTAACCCCAATTAATGAAATTGCATCAATTTCAACCCCTGTACCTTTACAACTTTTAGTAAAACCTTATGAATTTTCACTTGTAAAGGAAATTGCAACCGCAATTGTTGCATCAAAAATTGATGCTCAAGTTCAAAAAGAAGCTAACCAAGTCCGTATAATTTTTCCTGAACCAACACAGCAAAAACGCCAGGAAAGCGTTCATTTATTAAAAAAAATTCACGAAGAAGCCAAAGTTAAAATACGTCTAATTCGCCAAGATGTTAATAAATTAATAAAAAAAGAAGAGCTTTCCGAGGATCAAGAAAAAGACTATCTCAATCAGGTTCAAAAAACAATCAATTTACAAATAGAAAAAATTGATGAAATTTACGAAAAAAAAGTAAAAGAAATTCAAACTATTTAA